The following proteins come from a genomic window of Salvia hispanica cultivar TCC Black 2014 chromosome 4, UniMelb_Shisp_WGS_1.0, whole genome shotgun sequence:
- the LOC125219894 gene encoding mitochondrial outer membrane protein porin of 36 kDa-like, which translates to MVYVKGPGLYSDIGKKARDLLYRDYQGDRKFTLSTLTSNGVAITSSGIQKGDLFVADISTVLRNKNITTDVKVDTSSNVFTTVTVDEPAPGVKAIFSFVAPDQKSGKVELQYLHEYAGISTSLGFTAKPTVNFSGVAGNHQATVGTDISFDTATGNFTKLNAGISLIATDLIASLMVNDKGQSVTASYFHMVSPLTNTTAGAEFTHGFSSNENTLTFGAHHMMDLTTGVKARVNNYGKASALLQHEWRPKSLVTISGEVDTRAIEKSAKIGLAVAIRP; encoded by the exons atggtTTACGTGAAGGGTCCTGGCCTCTACTCCGACATTGGCAAGAAAGCCAGAG ATCTTCTTTACAGGGATTACCAGGGCGATCGGAAGTTCACTCTCAGTACTTTGACTTCAAATGGAGTG GCCATTACCTCGTCTGGGATTCAGAAGGGTGATTTGTTTGTAGCTGATATTAGCACCGTTCTAAGGAACAAGAACATCACGACCGATGTGAAAGTGGATACCAGCTCCAAT GTGTTCACAACTGTCACTGTAGACGAGCCTGCTCCAGGGGTGAAGGCGATCTTTAGCTTTGTCGCTCCAGATCAAAAGTCCGGCAAG GTGGAGCTTCAATATCTACACGAGTATGCTGGAATCAGCACGAGCCTCGGGTTTACTGCTAAACCGACTGTCAACTTCTCTGGTGTGGCCGGAAATCACCAGGCCACAGTTGGCACTGACATTTCTTTCGACACTGCTACCGGGAATTTCACCAAATTGAACGCTGGAATCAGTCTCATCGCTACTGACCTAATTGCATCCTTGATGGT GAACGACAAGGGCCAGAGCGTCACAGCGTCCTACTTCCACATGGTCAGCCCGCTGACGAACACCACAGCAGGAGCGGAGTTCACTCACGGTTTCTCGAGTAATGAGAACACCCTTACGTTCGGGGCGCATCATATGATGGATCTTACAACTGGGGTGAAGGCTCGAGTGAATAACTACGGCAAGGCGAGCGCGCTTCTGCAGCACGAGTGGCGCCCGAAATCCCTCGTTACCATCTCCGGCGAGGTCGACACCAGAGCTATAGAGAAGAGTGCCAAGATTGGGCTGGCTGTGGCCATCAGACCCTGA
- the LOC125219892 gene encoding serine/threonine-protein kinase PBL34-like: MGLADDGLKVESWGVDKSKGRKKRDDDAAEETGCWIKLRFIGSCISSRSKVDNSLSGITPHESKSTNGTSKDQPVAPVVPSTTTSNAESNSSSSKLEEELKVSSRLRKFTFIDLKLATRNFRPESLLGEGGFGCVFKGWIEENGTAPVKPGTGLTVAVKTLNHDGLQGHKEWLAEVNFLGDLVHPNLVKLIGYCIEDDQRLLVYEFMPRGSLENHLFRRSLPLPWSIRMKIALGAAKGLAFLHEEAERPVIYRDFKTSNILLDAEYNSKLSDFGLAKDAPDEGKTHVSTRVMGTYGYAAPEYVMTGHLTSKSDVYSFGVVLLEVVTGRRSMDKNRPNGEHNLVEWARPHLGDRKRFYRLIDPRLEGHFSIKGAQKAAQLAARCLSRDPKARPLMSEVVEALKPLPNLKDMASSSYYFQTMQADRVSANANGKNNGLRTQGSFSRNGQLQQHPRSLSIPNGSHASPYHQYAHNSPKPNGKP; this comes from the exons ATGGGGTTAGCTGATGATGGCTTAAAGGTTGAATCTTGGGGTGTTGATAAATCTAaggggaggaagaagagagatgATGATGCTGCGGAGGAGACTGGTTGTTGGATTAAATTGAGGTTTATTGGTAGCTGTATTTCTTCAAGATCTAAAGTTGATAACTCTCTTAGTGGCATCACCCCTCATG AAAGTAAATCTACAAACGGGACAAGTAAAGATCAGCCGGTTGCCCCGGTAGTCCCATCCACCACAACTAGCAATGCTGAAAGCAATTCTTCCAGCAGCAAACTCGAAGAAGAACTCAAAGTTTCTTCTCGGCTGCGCAAGTTCACGTTTATAGACCTCAAGTTGGCAACTAGGAATTTCAGACCAGAATCTCTCCTTGGCGAGGGGGGTTTTGGTTGTGTATTCAAGGGGTGGATCGAAGAGAATGGCACAGCTCCTGTTAAACCTGGGACGGGACTCACAGTCGCCGTCAAAACCCTTAATCATGATGGACTTCAGGGTCATAAAGAATGGCTG GCTGAAGTGAACTTTTTAGGTGATCTCGTTCATCctaatttggttaaattaaTAGGCTACTGTATCGAAGATGACCAGAGGCTGCTCGTCTATGAGTTCATGCCCAGAGGAAGCTTGGAGAACCACCTTTTCAGAA GGTCGTTGCCACTTCCGTGGTCGATCAGGATGAAAATAGCTCTAGGGGCTGCTAAAGGGCTCGCGTTTCTCCATGAGGAGGCAGAAAGACCAGTGATATATCGTGATTTCAAGACATCTAACATCTTGCTTGATGCT GAATACAACTCCAAACTCTCCGATTTCGGACTTGCTAAAGATGCCCCCGATGAAGGAAAAACTCACGTGTCTACACGAGTGATGGGAACATACGGTTATGCAGCCCCCGAATACGTCATGACTG GACATCTTACATCAAAAAGTGACGTATACAGCTTTGGCGTCGTCCTACTCGAAGTGGTCACGGGCCGGAGATCAATGGACAAGAACCGTCCGAACGGGGAGCACAACCTCGTGGAATGGGCCCGTCCCCATCTAGGCGACCGGAAACGCTTTTACCGTTTGATAGATCCTCGCCTCGAAGGCCATTTCTCCATCAAAGGCGCTCAAAAGGCTGCCCAGTTGGCGGCCCGTTGCCTTAGCCGTGACCCCAAAGCCCGGCCCTTGATGAGTGAGGTGGTCGAAGCCCTAAAGCCCCTCCCAAACCTCAAGGACATGGCGAGCTCGTCGTACTACTTCCAGACGATGCAGGCCGACCGGGTCAGCGCCAACGCCAATGGGAAGAACAACGGGCTGAGAACGCAGGGATCGTTCTCGAGAAACGGGCAGCTGCAGCAGCACCCGAGAAGCCTCTCGATACCAAACGGGTCCCATGCCTCACCTTACCACCAGTATGCTCATAACTCACCGAAACCAAACGGTAAACCATAG